The Glycine soja cultivar W05 chromosome 6, ASM419377v2, whole genome shotgun sequence genome has a window encoding:
- the LOC114417416 gene encoding F-box protein At5g07670-like — MSFHPNPNLNTAATTEPLNHMVLAMHLSDPKSKTLTLIPNSTLIILDRTLLLSDELLLRILSKLPDSSQQRNSNSLVCKRWLNLQGRLVRTLRVLDWSFVLSGRLINRFPNLNHVDLVPGSFTSSSVNTTTTIVVSHRLLSMHVDSAWRIGVEKNLLPVETVDAGLKSLASGCPNLRKLEVAGCSEVGISTIGAECATLQELELQRCDDAVLGGVAGCENLQILKIVGCVKGFYESVVSDIGLTILAQGCKRLVRLELVGCEGSFDGVKAIGQCCVMLEELVIVDHRMDDGWLAGVSYCENLKTLRVQSCKVIDGSPGLEEHLGCCEALERVHLHKCQVRDRNAVGALFSVCRNAREIVLQDCWGLDDATLSLAVVCRRVKLFYVEGCSLLTTEGLESVIEHWKELECLRVDSCKNIKDSDISPELATLFSTLKELKWRPDTKYLFESDVGVSMGKKGGKFFKRT, encoded by the exons ATGTCGTTTCACCCCAACCCTAACCTCAACACCGCCGCGACCACGGAGCCCCTCAACCATATGGTCCTCGCCATGCACCTCTCCGACCCCAAAtccaaaaccctaaccctaatccCCAATTCAACCCTAATCATACTGGACCGAACCCTTCTTCTCTCCGACGAGCTTCTCCTCCGAATCCTCTCCAAGCTCCCCGATTCTTCGCAGCAGCGAAACTCCAATTCCTTAGTCTGCAAACGCTGGCTGAACCTCCAGGGTCGCCTCGTCCGAACCTTACGCGTCCTCGATTGGAGCTTCGTCCTCTCGGGTCGGTTAATTAACCGTTTCCCGAACCTCAACCACGTGGACCTTGTTCCAGGCTCGTTTACTTCTTCTTCTGTCAACACGACAACTACCATTGTGGTGAGCCACAGGCTCCTTTCGATGCACGTGGATTCCGCGTGGCGAATCGGCGTAGAAAAAAACCTGTTACCGGTTGAAACAGTTGACGCCGGGCTCAAATCCCTTGCTAGTGGATGCCCTAATTTACGCAAGCTCGAGGTGGCAGGTTGCAGCGAGGTTGGGATTTCAACGATTGGCGCCGAGTGTGCTACCTTGCAGGAGCTGGAGCTGCAGAGGTGTGACGACGCCGTTTTGGGAGGTGTTGCAGGGTGTGAGAATTTGCAGATTTTGAAGATAGTTGGGTGTGTGAAGGGGTTTTATGAGTCCGTGGTTTCGGACATTGGGCTAACGATTTTGGCGCAGGGGTGTAAGAGATTGGTGAGATTGGAGCTTGTTGGTTGCGAGGGGAGTTTTGACGGTGTGAAGGCGATCGGGCAGTGCTGTGTGATGCTGGAGGAGTTGGTCATTGTGGACCACAGAATGGACGATGGGTGGCTCGCCGGGGTTTCGTATTGCGAGAATTTGAAGACTCTGAGGGTTCAATCGTGCAAGGTGATCGACGGGAGCCCCGGGTTGGAGGAGCATTTGGGGTGCTGTGAGGCGCTCGAGAGAGTGCATTTGCACAAGTGCCAGGTGAGGGATAGGAACGCCGTGGGGGCGTTGTTTTCGGTGTGTAGGAATGCCAGGGAGATTGTTCTTCAGGACTGTTGGGGGCTGGATGATGCCACCCTGAGTTTGGCAGTTGTTTGCAG GCGGGTAAAATTGTTTTACGTAGAAGGATGCTCATTGCTTACAACAGAAGGTTTGGAGTCCGTAATTGAGCACTGGAAGGAGCTAGAGTGCCTTAGAGTAGACTCatgtaaaaacataaaagatagtGATATCTCTCCTGAACTTGCAACCTTATTTTCCACTCTCAAAGAGTTGAAATGGAGGCCAGACACAAAATATCTTTTCGAATCTGATGTGGGTGTAAGCATGGGAAAGAAAGGTGGTAAATTTTTCAAGAGAACATGA
- the LOC114417418 gene encoding probable folate-biopterin transporter 8, chloroplastic, whose protein sequence is MIYSISSQNPLVWNMPRLHKHGKKPSLPPNLRPIIITCFRNHNNPNSNSAVDNRPTFTANTVTRHVFFKEKKYEENEREVVGSSNCNRQMMLLCGFGYWVQGFRCFPWLALNFHMASNLNLHPSTLQLVQNLANLPMVAKPLYGILSDAIYIKGAHRIPYVVIGGFLQVFSWSLLALVPVAHKVLPNIIVFVLLSNMGASITEVAQDALVAEYGKKHKIGSLQSYAFMALAAGGILGNLIGGYLLLKLPPRAMFFIFSSLLSLQLAISFSTREESLGIAQLSGQNLAKRSISENIKKQVSNLVMAISDKSISKPLIWIVGSIAMVPMLSGSIFCYQTQCLNLDPTVIGCSRVIGQFVLLSGTMLYNRYWKKIPLRKLIGMVQILYASSLLLDFILVKQINLKWGIPNEVFALCCSGLAEVVAQFKLLPFSVLFANLCPKGCEGSLTAFLASALCLSSIASAFLGVGFASCLGITSSDYSGLTWGILVQFIAALIPLRWIHSLPMSQSVEKQRKRSMSRRARRNRRVGKVVFGYVDVYRPERE, encoded by the exons ATGATTTACTCTATCTCTTCGCAGAACCCATTGGTCTGGAACATGCCAAGACTGCACAAACATGGCAAAAAACCATCTCTGCCACCGAACTTAAGACCTATTATAATAACTTGTTTCAGAAACCATAACAACCCCAACAGCAACAGTGCAGTCGATAACAGACCCACATTCACCGCGAACACGGTGACGAGGCACGTTTTCTTTAAGGAGAAGAAGTACGAGGAGAACGAGAGGGAAGTTGTTGGCAGCAGCAACTGCAACAGACAAATGATGCTTTTGTGTGGGTTTGGCTATTGGGTGCAAGGCTTCAGGTGTTTTCCGTGGCTGGCGCTGAACTTTCACATGGCTAGCAACCTCAACTTGCACCCGTCGACATTGCAGCTCGTGCAGAACTTGGCTAACCTACCAATGGTGGCTAAGCCACTCTATGGAATACTCTCGGATGCTATCTATATTAAGGGTGCTCACAGAATACCTTATGTTGTCATAGGAG GTTTTCTTCAAGTcttttcttggagtcttctggCGTTGGTCCCTGTTGCACACAAAGTGCTTCCCAACATAATTGTGTTTGTGCTTCTCAGCAATATGGGAGCATCAATTACAGAAGTAGCACAAGATGCTCTTGTAGCAGAGTATGGCAAGAAGCACAAAATTGGTAGCCTACAGTCATATGCATTCATGGCATTAGCTGCAGGTGGAATCTTAGGCAACTTGATTGGTGGTTATCTCTTACTGAAATTGCCTCCCAGAGCcatgtttttcatattttcatccTTACTGTCTCTTCAACTAGCAATTTCTTTCTCAACAAGGGAGGAGTCTTTAGGCATAGCACAACTTTCAGGTCAAAATCTTGCTAAGAGATCCATCtcagaaaatatcaaaaaacaaGTCTCTAATCTTGTCATGGCTATCAGTGACAAGAGCATTTCTAAGCCCCTTATATGGATTGTTGGATCAATTGCCATGGTGCCAATGCTTTCAGGCTCTATATTTTGCTATCAGACACAGTGTCTAAATCTTGATCCTACAGTAATTGGCTGTTCTCGAGTGATTGGCCAGTTTGTGCTTCTTTCAGGAACCATGCTTTATAACCGTTATTGGAAAAAAATTCCACTGAGAAAGCTGATAGGCATGGTGCAGATTCTATATGCTTCATCTCTACTCCTTGATTTCATTTTGGTTAAACAAATAAATCTCAAATGGGGAATTCCCAATGAGGTGTTTGCTCTTTGCTGTTCTGGTTTAGCAGAAGTCGTGGCACAGTTTAAGCTCCTTCCTTTCTCAGTTTTATTTGCAAATTTATGTCCAAAGGGCTGTGAAGGATCTCTAACAGCATTCCTTGCATCAGCTTTGTGTCTATCATCAATAGCTAGTGCCTTTCTGGGTGTTGGATTTGCCTCTTGCCTTGGCATTACATCCAGTGATTACTCGGGCTTGACGTGGGGAATTCTTGTGCAGTTCATTGCGGCTTTAATACCATTAAGATGGATCCATTCTTTACCAATGTCACAATCGGTTGAGAAGCAAAGGAAAAGAAGTATGAGCAGAAGAGCACGCAGAAACAGAAGAGTTGGAAAAGTTGTGTTTGGTTATGTTGATGTCTACAGGCCTGAGAGAGAATGA
- the LOC114417419 gene encoding trehalose-phosphate phosphatase A-like, translated as MKLCIDLDPMDPKPNLNPVLTDATPLTRSRLGVPSGLSPYSPKGATFPHGTMLAIPRKKTGILDDFRSSGWLDAMKSSSPTHNKVSKDLGHGIGSPDAAYSTWLLKFPSALASFDQITNCAKGKRIALFLDYDGTLSPIVDNPDCAFMSDNMRAAVKKVAEYFPTAIISGRSRDKVYEFVGLSELYYAGSHGMDIIGPPRQSNSDNHPDCIRSSDQQVVEVNLFQPAAEFLPMINEVRGLLKECIKDIEGATVENNKFCVSVHYRNVDEESWQIVGQHVYDILKEYPRLRVTHGRKVLEVRPVIDWDKGKAVTFLLESLGLNNCDDVLAIYVGDDRTDEDAFKVLREVNKGCGILVSPAPKESNAIYSLRDPCEVMEFLTSLAVWKSSIQAR; from the exons ATGAAATTGTGCATAGACCTGGATCCAATGGACCCGAAGCCAAATCTTAACCCTGTCCTTACTGATGCCACACCCTTAACAAGGTCAAGGCTTGGTGTGCCTTCTGGTTTGTCACCTTACTCTCCTAAAGGGGCAACCTTTCCCCATGGTACCATGCTGGCAATACCAAGGAAGAAGACAGGAATTCTTGATGATTTTCGTTCTAGCGGTTGGCTGGATGCGATGAAATCGTCTTCTCCTACTCACAATAAAGTATCCAAGGATCTTGGTCATGGGATTGGATCACCTGATGCTGCTTATAGTACCTGGCTG CTAAAGTTTCCATCAGCACTTGCATCTTTTGATCAAATTACCAACTGTGCAAAAGGAAAGAGAATAGCATTGTTTCTGGATTATGATGGAACTCTTTCACCCATTGTGGACAATCCTGACTGTGCTTTCATGTCAGACAAT ATGCGTGCTGCTGTTAAAAAAGTGGCGGAATATTTTCCAACCGCGATAATTAGTGGAAGAAGCCGTGACAAG GTATATGAATTTGTTGGACTAAGTGAGCTCTATTATGCTGGTAGTCATGGAATGGACATTATTGGTCCTCCTAGACAATCTAATTCTGATAATCACCCTGATTGCATAAGGTCTTCTGACCAGCAG GTTGTTGAAGTTAATTTATTCCAACCTGCTGCTGAATTCCTGCCCATGATTAATGAG GTACGTGGGTTGCTCAAGGAGTGTATAAAAGATATAGAAGGAGCAACAGTTGAGAACAACAAATTTTGTGTGTCTGTGCATTACCGCAATGTAGATGAGGAG AGTTGGCAAATTGTGGGACAACATGTATATGATATTCTGAAGGAGTATCCACGTCTGCGTGTCACTCATGGCCGGAAG GTTTTAGAGGTTCGGCCAGTGATTGACTGGGATAAGGGAAAAGCTGTCACATTTCTACTTGAGTCACTTG GACTTAACAATTGCGATGACGTGCTAGCTATATATGTTGGAGATGATAGAACAGATGAAGATGCATTCAAG GTTTTGAGAGAAGTTAATAAAGGTTGTGGCATCTTAGTGTCCCCTGCCCCAAAAGAAAGCAACGCAATTTACTCTCTTCGTGATCCCTGTGAG GTCATGGAATTTCTGACATCACTTGCTGTATGGAAATCAAGCATTCAAGCTCGCTGA